The window ATATGGTTGAGCTCCCCCGATCTTTGTAACTTTGTTATCTGGACTGATAACAAAAAATGCAGGCGTCCCAGTTAAACCCAAATCTTTTGCATCTTTGTTACTATTTGCAATTTTTGTAGAATATTTTGAGTCTATCATACATTTAGAGAATTCATCAATATTGAGTCCAACATCCCCTGCAAACTGTAGTAAATTCTTTGAAGATGCCCATCCATTATTCTCCCCAGTCCAATTATTATACAAAGTATCATGGTATTCCCAGAAAAAGCCTTGGTCGTCTGCACAATGAGCAGCATGTGCCGCAGAAATAGAATCAGCGCCAATTATTGTAAAGTCTTTAAAAATCACTTTAACTTTACCAGTTTCTACAAAGTTTTTGAAAAGTTCATCTTCTGTTTTATGAAAAAACTGATTACAAAAATAACATTGATAATCCCCAAATTCAATTAAAGTAATTGGAGCATTAGGATCTCCTAACACAGGTGATCCATTTTCCATAAACGTATCTGCAGTAACTTGTACTGGACCTGGTTGAGTTGAAGGTGTTGGTTTTACTGCAAGTTCTGGTTCATTATTTAATATTCCAAATGAAAAAAACACCCCGATAATTACAACTGATGCAATTCCTGCTCCAATTGCTAATGATAATGGATGAATCAATGATTATTAATTTTTTTTGAGGCATTTAGTCTTTTGTACCCTCTACATTTATGATTTTAAAAAGACCTTTTTACTAATATTTTATTTGAGAGAATTGGTACTGGATTTGATTACTGAATCAATAATTATTCTGATATCTTCTCTTCAGTCAAAGTGAACTCTTAGATGGCGGTGGACTATTTATTCTACCTTAAATAAGATGATAAATAATGACTACGAAAGATGACGTGCTGATTGTTGAGGATAGTCCTGCAATTGGTATGTTATTAAAAAACTATTTAGAAAAATTAGGATATTCAAAAATTCATACATGTACAAATGGTTCCACTGCTATTGAAACATTCAAAGAGCTTGCAAATCAAGATAGGCATCCTATAGTTTTACTTGATTATATGTTACCTGACATGGATGCCCGTTCTATTTTGACACAATTATTAGCAATACAACCCAATGCACGAGTTGTTATGGAAACAGCT is drawn from Candidatus Nitrosarchaeum limnium SFB1 and contains these coding sequences:
- a CDS encoding DSBA oxidoreductase, translating into MIHPLSLAIGAGIASVVIIGVFFSFGILNNEPELAVKPTPSTQPGPVQVTADTFMENGSPVLGDPNAPITLIEFGDYQCYFCNQFFHKTEDELFKNFVETGKVKVIFKDFTIIGADSISAAHAAHCADDQGFFWEYHDTLYNNWTGENNGWASSKNLLQFAGDVGLNIDEFSKCMIDSKYSTKIANSNKDAKDLGLTGTPAFFVISPDNKVTKIGGAQPYDVFERIFNSALEN